Proteins encoded by one window of Salicibibacter halophilus:
- a CDS encoding IS91 family transposase has protein sequence MEPNILRRIFFDHHQHWEQFVEKHGDRIRPIVHKEVEKFRDCGDPENGFKLFVCEGCHETRKVPYRCKGRFCTTCSIGESEEWSRLLMEDVFQVNHRHVILTIDEGLRDVFLLHRELLKTMMDEGARLIKEYFEKKGKVTPGIMVGLHTFGSQVNFNPHIHMLVTMGGMTKKGAWKTYDFLPFQMLRKQWQTVVLKLIRKHLSGKDKKRVQARLQKAFSKNGEGFYIYAPKHRGKVQDQLRYIGRYMRRPAIGINRIEAYDGQMVTFTYHDKMDGKEKDETISVEAFIMRLICHIPDEQFKTIRHYGLYARRTKNLSKKVLAAWQKTKKKWITQVKRTLSRQTWRERVMASGHKDPLRCPKCDNYFEYKGEVCLENGRLVVKVALGETARSYLEREVGHVPRIETPKKETKKEEEALEEPASQDRQLSLFTVS, from the coding sequence ATGGAACCTAATATTCTTCGACGTATATTCTTTGACCACCATCAACATTGGGAACAATTTGTCGAAAAACATGGGGACCGCATCCGCCCCATTGTCCATAAAGAGGTGGAAAAATTCCGGGATTGCGGGGATCCTGAGAATGGATTCAAGCTCTTCGTATGCGAAGGATGCCATGAGACCCGAAAAGTTCCCTATCGCTGTAAAGGCCGATTTTGTACGACCTGTTCGATCGGCGAGAGCGAGGAATGGAGTCGTCTGCTCATGGAAGATGTGTTCCAGGTGAACCATCGTCATGTGATTTTGACCATCGATGAAGGCCTGCGAGACGTGTTTCTTCTCCACCGGGAATTATTGAAAACAATGATGGATGAAGGTGCACGACTGATCAAAGAATACTTCGAGAAGAAAGGCAAAGTGACCCCGGGGATCATGGTGGGGTTACATACATTTGGCTCCCAAGTCAATTTCAACCCCCACATTCACATGCTGGTGACCATGGGCGGGATGACAAAGAAAGGGGCATGGAAAACGTATGATTTTCTCCCCTTCCAGATGCTTCGCAAACAATGGCAAACCGTTGTTTTAAAGCTGATTCGTAAGCATTTATCCGGAAAAGACAAGAAACGCGTGCAAGCGCGCCTCCAAAAAGCGTTCTCCAAAAACGGAGAAGGCTTCTATATCTATGCCCCTAAACACCGGGGAAAGGTGCAAGACCAACTCCGATATATTGGTCGTTATATGCGTCGACCGGCGATTGGTATCAATCGGATCGAGGCCTATGACGGGCAAATGGTGACGTTTACGTATCACGATAAAATGGATGGAAAAGAGAAGGATGAAACGATAAGTGTCGAGGCCTTTATCATGCGTCTGATCTGTCATATTCCGGATGAACAGTTTAAAACGATCCGCCATTACGGGCTATACGCGAGAAGAACGAAAAACTTGAGTAAAAAGGTACTGGCGGCCTGGCAAAAAACGAAGAAGAAGTGGATCACCCAGGTCAAGCGAACCCTGAGCCGCCAAACCTGGAGAGAACGGGTCATGGCCAGCGGACATAAGGATCCTCTGCGGTGTCCCAAATGCGATAACTACTTTGAGTACAAGGGAGAAGTCTGTCTTGAGAACGGGCGATTAGTGGTTAAAGTCGCGTTGGGTGAAACAGCCAGAAGCTATTTGGAAAGGGAGGTCGGCCATGTCCCCCGTATCGAAACACCGAAAAAAGAAACAAAAAAAGAAGAAGAAGCCCTCGAAGAACCGGCATCCCAAGACCGTCAACTTTCTTTGTTTACAGTGTCATGA
- a CDS encoding reverse transcriptase domain-containing protein, which produces MSKPYQSKVGKEITKKRTRLKEGQLIRYADDFKILCKDGETAQKWYHAVRLYLKHRLKLDISPEKSHVVNLRKKESEFLGFTIRADKKGKKRVARTGIKTDKKQKIKQEAKKYIRRIKASPSAVNALLFNSFVSDLHHYFRRATKVNLEFSRLAMIYRLISTIISSR; this is translated from the coding sequence TTGTCTAAGCCCTATCAATCCAAAGTTGGGAAAGAAATTACCAAGAAACGCACCCGACTCAAAGAAGGTCAACTTATCCGTTATGCAGATGACTTTAAAATCCTCTGTAAAGATGGGGAAACAGCCCAGAAATGGTATCATGCGGTTCGCTTATACCTGAAGCACCGTTTGAAACTGGATATATCGCCAGAGAAATCCCATGTTGTAAATCTACGGAAAAAGGAATCGGAATTTCTTGGGTTCACCATTCGTGCTGATAAAAAGGGCAAAAAGAGAGTAGCGCGTACAGGAATCAAGACAGACAAAAAGCAGAAGATCAAGCAAGAAGCGAAAAAATATATTCGAAGAATCAAAGCTTCTCCTTCAGCTGTCAATGCGCTTCTTTTCAACAGTTTTGTTTCAGACCTTCATCATTATTTTAGACGAGCCACAAAAGTAAATCTAGAGTTCTCACGTCTTGCTATGATCTACAGGCTTATATCTACAATCATCTCAAGCCGGTAG
- a CDS encoding DNA polymerase IV, protein MAVQTSRIVFLVDMQAFFASIEKVQDPALEEHPVVVAGDPEIRSGVILAACPLAKKWGVKTAEALWEAESKCPYLVVIRPRMQLYLDMSVSIAASLEAFTDEVEPYSIDEIFVEMTNVLPGLDMTAKEAAEMLVTKIYRETGIVARVGIGPNKVMAKMACDHFSKKQPGGIFHLHEQNLQEKLWPLSVGDMFGVGWRMARHFHDMGIRTIGQLARASLSDLRKRWGINGELLFWTAHGWDESPVTIDTHIRRKAIGHHMTLPRDYGSWEEIKVVLMELSEEVARRVRANRYLGTTVTVGARGHNYFDQPSGFHRQVKLYDPTNDGNVIFDAAKQLFLTHWNQDPVRSLGISLDGLMTDEARQLNLFYPDRDREVLNHTVDELKNKYGDAAVLRASSLTAGGQALLRAEKLGGHYK, encoded by the coding sequence ATGGCAGTGCAAACATCAAGGATCGTTTTTCTCGTTGATATGCAGGCGTTTTTTGCAAGTATTGAAAAGGTGCAGGACCCGGCATTGGAGGAGCATCCCGTGGTTGTCGCCGGGGATCCGGAGATTCGCAGCGGCGTGATTCTGGCTGCGTGTCCGCTCGCGAAAAAGTGGGGCGTAAAGACGGCGGAAGCCCTGTGGGAAGCGGAAAGTAAATGCCCATACCTCGTCGTGATCCGGCCGCGCATGCAGCTGTATCTCGATATGTCCGTAAGCATCGCGGCTTCCCTCGAGGCGTTCACGGATGAAGTGGAGCCGTACAGCATCGATGAAATTTTCGTCGAAATGACAAACGTTCTGCCCGGGCTGGACATGACTGCTAAAGAAGCGGCCGAAATGCTGGTCACCAAAATATACCGGGAAACGGGCATTGTCGCACGCGTGGGCATCGGTCCGAACAAAGTGATGGCGAAGATGGCGTGCGACCATTTTTCCAAAAAACAACCCGGCGGTATTTTTCATCTCCATGAACAAAATTTACAAGAAAAGCTTTGGCCGCTTTCGGTGGGAGATATGTTCGGGGTCGGCTGGCGTATGGCCCGGCATTTCCATGATATGGGCATTCGCACGATCGGGCAGCTGGCGCGCGCGAGCCTTTCCGATTTGCGCAAACGATGGGGCATTAACGGGGAATTGTTGTTTTGGACGGCGCACGGATGGGATGAATCGCCGGTCACGATTGACACCCACATTCGCCGCAAAGCGATCGGCCATCATATGACCTTGCCCCGTGATTACGGGTCGTGGGAGGAGATCAAGGTGGTGCTGATGGAATTAAGCGAAGAAGTTGCCCGGCGCGTGCGGGCGAATCGCTATCTCGGCACGACCGTGACCGTCGGTGCGCGCGGCCATAATTATTTTGATCAACCGTCCGGTTTTCATCGCCAGGTTAAGTTATATGATCCGACCAATGATGGCAACGTTATTTTTGATGCGGCGAAGCAGTTGTTTTTGACGCATTGGAATCAAGATCCGGTCCGAAGCCTTGGCATTAGCCTCGACGGGTTAATGACAGATGAAGCACGCCAGTTGAACTTGTTTTATCCGGATCGTGACCGCGAAGTGCTCAACCATACGGTGGATGAATTGAAAAATAAATATGGGGATGCGGCCGTGTTACGGGCATCGTCGTTAACCGCGGGCGGGCAGGCGCTGCTTCGGGCCGAGAAGCTCGGCGGCCATTATAAATAG
- a CDS encoding YolD-like family protein, whose protein sequence is MNKLTPGSNLRWESSRMILPEHREQWLRYRSSQQKSAPPLLDEQRWAEMEWTLRQAMEEGAPLTFTYWEEGEIREQRGMCYFIDHTLGRFHVQAADDERYYLPFSVIVDIEAG, encoded by the coding sequence ATGAACAAGTTAACACCCGGGAGCAATTTGCGTTGGGAATCGAGCCGGATGATTTTGCCGGAACACCGGGAGCAGTGGCTGCGATACCGATCATCCCAGCAAAAATCGGCGCCCCCGCTTCTCGATGAGCAGCGTTGGGCGGAGATGGAATGGACGTTGCGGCAAGCGATGGAGGAAGGTGCCCCGCTCACGTTCACGTATTGGGAGGAAGGGGAGATTCGGGAGCAGCGCGGCATGTGCTATTTTATCGATCATACCCTCGGGCGCTTTCACGTGCAGGCAGCCGATGACGAACGCTATTACTTGCCGTTTTCCGTGATTGTGGATATCGAGGCGGGTTAA
- the cls gene encoding cardiolipin synthase → MDFLSIVVGLLFFLNAIFAGIIVFMERRDVHATWAWLLILVFIPYLGFILYLVLGQNLTRKRLFDWDGIEQIGLKDLINDQLYDMKHDRFDFQYGTSSNHRHLISLLLRSNGAVLTQDNHVDVFTDGVDKFSQLLADIGKANDHIHLQYYIFRNDNLGKRVINLLTQKALEGVQVRVLYDDMGSRKLYPKHFRTLIEAGGEVGVFFPSRIPYVNSRLNYRNHRKIVVIDGEIAYVGGFNVGDEYLGHNKRMGYWRDTHLRMRGSSVKALQTRFILDWNQASKDKTIQYEPHYFPDLQPQGEISTQIVSSGPDTEWEEIKNGYIKMITSARESVYIQTPYFIPDASLLDALRIAALAGKDVRIMIPNKPDHPFVYWATYSHMGELLNSGARFYIYDAGFIHSKMLVVDRSVGTIGTANIDVRSFRLNFEVNVFMYDEQLGEKMATIFEADQAFSSEMTPQRYQERGHWVRFKESIARLLSPIL, encoded by the coding sequence GTGGACTTTTTATCAATCGTTGTTGGTTTGTTATTTTTTCTTAACGCAATTTTTGCCGGCATTATTGTTTTTATGGAACGGCGTGATGTGCACGCAACCTGGGCTTGGCTGCTCATCCTGGTATTTATTCCCTACCTCGGGTTCATTCTTTACTTGGTCCTCGGGCAAAATTTGACCCGAAAACGTTTATTCGATTGGGACGGCATTGAACAAATAGGCTTGAAAGACTTGATCAATGATCAATTATACGATATGAAACATGATCGCTTTGATTTTCAGTATGGAACATCAAGCAACCACCGTCACCTGATTTCATTGCTGCTTCGCAGTAACGGCGCTGTATTAACCCAAGACAATCATGTGGACGTGTTCACGGACGGGGTGGATAAATTTTCGCAATTGTTGGCTGACATTGGGAAAGCGAACGACCATATCCATCTGCAATATTACATATTTCGTAATGACAACCTCGGAAAGCGCGTGATCAATCTGCTGACACAAAAAGCGCTCGAAGGGGTGCAAGTGCGTGTTCTTTATGACGATATGGGGTCCCGAAAGCTTTATCCGAAACATTTCCGAACGCTCATTGAAGCGGGAGGCGAAGTCGGGGTGTTTTTCCCGTCCCGTATTCCTTATGTGAACTCCCGTTTGAATTACCGCAACCACCGCAAAATCGTAGTGATCGATGGCGAGATTGCGTATGTTGGCGGTTTTAACGTCGGAGATGAATACTTGGGACATAACAAACGCATGGGCTATTGGCGCGATACCCACTTACGGATGCGCGGTTCTTCGGTGAAAGCGCTGCAAACCCGCTTCATTCTGGATTGGAACCAAGCCTCCAAAGACAAAACCATTCAGTATGAGCCCCATTATTTTCCTGATTTGCAACCGCAGGGAGAGATTAGCACGCAAATTGTCTCCAGCGGACCCGATACCGAATGGGAAGAAATCAAAAACGGTTATATCAAAATGATCACATCGGCACGCGAATCCGTCTACATCCAAACACCTTATTTTATTCCGGATGCCAGTTTGCTTGATGCCTTGCGCATCGCTGCCCTAGCCGGCAAAGACGTGCGCATTATGATTCCGAACAAACCGGATCATCCCTTTGTATACTGGGCGACGTATTCCCACATGGGAGAATTGCTTAACTCGGGCGCCCGTTTTTACATTTATGATGCAGGATTTATCCATTCGAAAATGCTCGTCGTCGACCGAAGCGTCGGCACCATCGGAACAGCCAACATCGACGTGCGCAGCTTCCGGCTGAATTTCGAAGTGAACGTCTTTATGTATGATGAACAACTCGGCGAAAAAATGGCAACGATTTTCGAAGCCGATCAAGCATTCTCTTCGGAAATGACCCCGCAACGTTATCAGGAACGCGGACACTGGGTTCGTTTCAAAGAGTCGATCGCCCGGTTGCTATCGCCGATTTTGTAG
- the thiD gene encoding bifunctional hydroxymethylpyrimidine kinase/phosphomethylpyrimidine kinase, whose product MTEIAKALTVAGTDPSGGAGIHADLKTFQEIGVYGMSVITSVVSQNTLGVKSFVDLELDFVESQFDAVFEDIAPDAVKSGMLSTPEVMASTAKKLKEANVAKYVLDPVMIASSGHALISETARETISKELLPLATVVTPNLPEAEALTNRTIKTIDDMKEAGRILVEGYGAKAALIKGGHYEGEADDYLYDGQTFEKFSAERFDTKHTHGSGCTYAAVITAGLANGKPLYEAVKDGKAYITAAISNPLNIGKGQGPTNHWGHRWSDVQSTIKV is encoded by the coding sequence ATGACGGAAATCGCAAAAGCATTAACGGTGGCAGGAACGGATCCGAGCGGAGGAGCCGGAATCCATGCGGATTTGAAAACGTTTCAGGAGATCGGTGTATATGGAATGAGTGTGATCACATCGGTGGTCAGCCAGAATACGCTCGGAGTGAAATCTTTTGTGGACCTCGAGCTTGATTTTGTGGAAAGCCAATTTGACGCAGTATTTGAAGACATTGCCCCGGATGCGGTGAAATCGGGGATGCTTTCCACGCCGGAAGTGATGGCATCCACTGCTAAAAAATTGAAGGAAGCGAATGTCGCCAAATATGTGCTTGATCCCGTGATGATCGCTTCCAGCGGACACGCCCTCATTTCGGAAACGGCCAGGGAAACGATTTCGAAAGAACTTCTTCCTTTGGCAACGGTTGTGACCCCAAATTTGCCGGAAGCGGAGGCGTTGACAAACCGGACGATCAAGACGATCGACGATATGAAGGAAGCCGGGCGGATTTTAGTCGAAGGCTATGGGGCGAAAGCTGCGTTGATTAAAGGCGGGCATTATGAAGGCGAGGCCGACGATTATTTGTATGACGGCCAAACATTTGAAAAGTTCTCGGCGGAACGCTTTGACACGAAGCATACCCACGGAAGTGGCTGCACGTACGCAGCCGTTATTACCGCCGGTCTGGCGAACGGAAAGCCCCTCTATGAAGCAGTGAAAGACGGCAAAGCATATATTACGGCCGCGATTTCCAACCCGCTTAACATCGGAAAAGGGCAAGGGCCGACAAATCATTGGGGACACCGCTGGTCGGACGTTCAATCCACCATCAAAGTGTAA
- a CDS encoding DNA glycosylase AlkZ-like family protein encodes MAIQVSKKGVRRFLLAKSGLNHFGTLGPSMATALRQLECVQLDPVAIIERNHHLVFFNRLETYSRTELERELWDGQGFEYFANAACLLPIEDYPIFKTKRRASAQTWAEERHLYKSTERKILQALADQGPLPSKAFRSDKKVVGAWDHPTHATTKETSYVLRMLFETGDIQVCGRQGSERYFALSRDVIPAAFQQEAEEISEEEARERLVHKYLRAYRLIDERDQRFGWQRMTAQERKTWVDAFISDGTLISLEIEGVAGHYMILQEDAEQLLAFEAGNERNNEAVSFLPPLDNLLWRRKRLEELFDFTYRWEIYTPKHKRLYGPYTLPILLGDQLVGRADPFFDREKGRVDIHLYADPSREWSKTRLERVERGARRLGKRLGAEDVRVI; translated from the coding sequence ATGGCCATTCAAGTTAGCAAAAAGGGGGTACGTCGTTTTCTGCTCGCAAAATCGGGTCTGAATCATTTCGGCACGCTCGGTCCGAGCATGGCGACGGCACTTCGCCAGTTGGAATGCGTGCAGTTGGATCCGGTGGCCATCATCGAACGAAACCACCATCTTGTTTTTTTCAACCGCTTGGAAACATACTCCCGGACAGAACTCGAGCGTGAATTGTGGGATGGACAGGGCTTTGAATATTTTGCCAACGCCGCTTGTTTGTTGCCGATAGAGGATTATCCGATTTTTAAAACGAAAAGAAGGGCGAGTGCACAAACATGGGCGGAGGAAAGGCATCTGTATAAAAGCACGGAGCGTAAGATTCTGCAAGCCTTGGCGGATCAAGGACCATTGCCATCCAAAGCTTTTCGCTCAGATAAAAAAGTCGTTGGTGCTTGGGATCACCCGACGCACGCAACGACAAAAGAAACAAGCTATGTATTGCGGATGTTGTTTGAAACCGGCGATATTCAAGTATGCGGCAGACAAGGATCCGAGCGCTATTTTGCCCTGAGTCGTGATGTTATTCCCGCTGCCTTTCAACAAGAAGCAGAAGAGATAAGCGAAGAAGAAGCGAGAGAGCGCCTTGTGCATAAATATTTGCGCGCGTATCGCCTTATTGATGAGCGCGATCAGCGATTTGGCTGGCAGCGTATGACAGCACAGGAGCGCAAGACTTGGGTGGATGCTTTCATTTCTGATGGCACACTTATCTCGCTGGAAATCGAAGGAGTAGCCGGTCATTACATGATATTGCAGGAAGATGCCGAACAGCTACTGGCCTTCGAAGCGGGCAATGAGCGCAACAACGAGGCTGTTTCTTTTTTGCCGCCCCTCGATAATTTACTGTGGCGAAGGAAACGCTTGGAAGAATTGTTCGATTTTACGTATCGTTGGGAAATTTATACGCCGAAACATAAACGGCTTTATGGTCCGTATACGCTCCCGATCCTTCTTGGTGATCAGCTGGTCGGACGGGCGGATCCTTTTTTTGACCGTGAAAAAGGAAGGGTTGACATTCATTTATATGCAGATCCATCCCGCGAATGGTCAAAAACGCGTTTGGAACGGGTGGAACGCGGGGCGAGACGCTTAGGGAAGCGCCTCGGTGCAGAGGACGTCCGGGTGATATAA
- the nagA gene encoding N-acetylglucosamine-6-phosphate deacetylase — MMNKTNGRKREMVSHSSVILHGMRLVKNDGLWTNGFIFLQDGKIVAAGKDIKDDDFPGIPRRVYGKDMLAFPGFIDIHMHGGYGVDVMDATRDVFETLEISLPSEGTTAYLATTITQEEEHITSALQTGAAYYREQREAGVAELLGIHLEGPFINAKRKGAQPEEHIKRDGLDLYKAFRQAADDTIRVVTYAPETSGGLDLTAYINEMGAVPSIGHSDATYEEMKAAVTAGAKHITHLYNGMRGFHHREPGVVGAAYTIDELKSEIIADGLHSSPPAVKTAYRTGGFRNLYLITDSMRAKGLRDGTYDLGGQDVTVRDEKATLADGTIAGSIVTMDACLRNMRAFTGATFPELAAMTAGNQAKALGVEDHKGSIDAHKDGDIVLLNEQLGVEETWCRGRLAYQSKER, encoded by the coding sequence ATGATGAACAAAACAAACGGAAGGAAGAGAGAGATGGTGAGCCACTCAAGCGTGATTCTGCATGGAATGAGGCTAGTCAAAAATGACGGCTTGTGGACGAATGGGTTTATTTTTTTACAAGATGGAAAGATTGTTGCGGCAGGAAAAGATATAAAAGATGATGATTTCCCCGGCATCCCGAGACGGGTATACGGAAAAGATATGCTTGCGTTCCCCGGATTTATTGACATTCATATGCATGGCGGGTATGGCGTCGATGTGATGGATGCAACCCGAGATGTGTTTGAAACGTTGGAGATTTCATTGCCATCCGAGGGGACAACCGCCTATCTCGCGACCACGATTACACAGGAGGAAGAACATATCACGTCGGCGTTGCAGACGGGAGCTGCTTATTACCGCGAGCAAAGGGAAGCGGGTGTTGCCGAATTGCTGGGCATTCACTTGGAAGGTCCTTTTATTAACGCCAAACGAAAAGGCGCGCAGCCGGAGGAGCATATTAAAAGGGATGGCCTCGACCTCTATAAGGCTTTCCGGCAAGCAGCTGATGATACCATTAGAGTAGTCACTTACGCACCGGAAACATCAGGAGGGCTCGACTTAACGGCCTACATAAACGAAATGGGTGCGGTTCCTTCCATCGGCCATTCGGATGCGACGTACGAGGAAATGAAGGCCGCTGTGACAGCCGGTGCGAAACACATCACGCATCTGTACAACGGCATGCGCGGCTTTCATCATCGAGAACCCGGTGTCGTCGGCGCGGCTTATACGATCGATGAACTTAAAAGTGAAATCATTGCGGATGGGTTGCACAGTTCGCCGCCTGCTGTAAAAACAGCCTACCGGACCGGCGGTTTCCGTAATCTTTATCTCATCACCGACAGCATGAGAGCGAAGGGGCTTCGAGACGGCACGTATGATCTGGGCGGGCAAGATGTAACCGTACGGGATGAGAAAGCCACCCTCGCGGACGGTACGATTGCCGGCAGCATTGTAACGATGGACGCGTGTTTGCGCAATATGCGCGCGTTTACCGGGGCCACTTTCCCCGAGCTCGCTGCCATGACCGCCGGCAATCAGGCGAAAGCGTTGGGGGTTGAGGATCACAAAGGCTCGATCGACGCGCATAAAGACGGAGACATCGTGTTGCTCAACGAACAGTTGGGCGTAGAAGAAACCTGGTGTCGAGGTCGGTTAGCGTATCAAAGCAAGGAGCGATAA
- the nagB gene encoding glucosamine-6-phosphate deaminase — MDVQICKNYEDLSTKACARVAAWIAEKENSVLGLATGSTPEGMYEKLVEQHQKGELSFRQVSTFNLDEYIGLPADHPLTYRAYMNDHLFSKVDLLAANTHLPDGQATDLMAECARYEALLQEAGGVDLQVLGLGHNGHIGFNEPETPFSSATHVVDLDVKTREANARFFDNKNDVPKKAITMGIETILAAREILVLVSGADKAEALRGMLYRESTPAFPATALQQHPNVTVLADEQAANGLSG; from the coding sequence ATGGATGTACAAATCTGCAAAAATTATGAAGATCTAAGCACAAAAGCTTGTGCACGTGTAGCTGCCTGGATCGCAGAAAAAGAAAACAGTGTATTGGGGTTGGCAACGGGGAGCACCCCAGAGGGCATGTACGAGAAGCTGGTCGAGCAACATCAGAAGGGGGAACTTTCTTTCCGGCAGGTTAGCACTTTCAATCTGGACGAATACATCGGTTTGCCCGCGGACCATCCGTTAACCTATCGCGCCTATATGAACGATCATTTGTTTTCAAAGGTTGATCTTTTAGCCGCTAATACACATTTGCCTGATGGACAAGCAACTGATTTAATGGCGGAATGCGCGCGTTATGAAGCCTTGTTGCAGGAGGCGGGCGGCGTGGACTTGCAAGTTTTAGGACTGGGGCATAACGGCCACATTGGTTTCAACGAACCGGAAACGCCTTTTTCTTCGGCCACTCACGTTGTGGATCTTGATGTAAAAACAAGAGAGGCCAATGCCCGCTTCTTTGACAATAAAAACGATGTTCCTAAAAAAGCAATCACAATGGGGATAGAAACGATATTAGCTGCCCGTGAAATTTTGGTTCTCGTCTCGGGTGCGGATAAGGCCGAAGCGCTCAGAGGCATGCTGTATCGGGAGAGCACACCCGCGTTTCCGGCCACCGCTTTGCAACAACATCCGAATGTTACCGTCCTTGCTGATGAACAAGCGGCAAACGGCTTGTCCGGTTAG
- a CDS encoding alpha/beta fold hydrolase, whose translation MFTDINGGQVHYHCSGEGKDVILLHGWGANIDAFSPVHRNLEQYFKVWSLDFPGFGKSPEPAEPWSVDDYTNTLEQFIKKHGIQRPILIGHSFGGRVSIRYASDRDVHKVILVDSAGIKPKRKLKNQVKVYTYKTSKALLNLPGLKSRKEDILAKVKKKLGSTDYQNVSGVMQQTLVKVVNEDLRHYMPHIKVPTLLVWGEHDEATPVSDGKIMEDMIPDAGLVVLKGAGHYAYLDNTQEFLIILNHFLEKDKEARTSHE comes from the coding sequence GTGTTTACAGATATAAATGGGGGGCAAGTCCATTACCACTGTTCGGGTGAGGGGAAGGATGTCATTCTCCTGCACGGGTGGGGAGCCAACATTGACGCTTTTTCCCCGGTACACCGGAATCTTGAACAGTATTTCAAGGTTTGGTCGCTTGATTTCCCGGGGTTTGGGAAAAGCCCGGAACCGGCGGAGCCGTGGAGCGTCGATGATTATACAAATACGTTGGAACAATTTATAAAAAAACATGGCATTCAACGCCCGATCCTTATTGGACATTCATTCGGAGGCAGGGTGTCGATTCGTTATGCCTCTGACCGTGACGTGCATAAGGTTATTTTAGTGGACAGCGCAGGGATTAAACCGAAACGCAAGTTAAAAAATCAAGTGAAAGTATATACTTATAAAACGAGTAAAGCGTTACTGAACTTACCCGGTCTGAAATCACGCAAGGAAGACATACTCGCTAAGGTGAAAAAGAAACTGGGATCCACCGACTATCAAAATGTATCCGGCGTGATGCAGCAAACGCTCGTGAAAGTTGTGAATGAAGATTTGCGCCATTATATGCCGCATATTAAAGTGCCAACACTATTGGTATGGGGGGAACACGACGAGGCGACGCCTGTATCCGATGGTAAAATAATGGAAGATATGATTCCCGATGCCGGCCTTGTCGTGCTGAAAGGCGCCGGTCACTATGCTTACCTTGATAATACGCAGGAATTTCTAATCATCCTCAATCATTTTCTCGAAAAAGACAAGGAGGCCCGTACGTCGCATGAGTAA